The genomic stretch GAAAGAAGATACGTAAGCGTATTGTTTTCAAGAAATAAATTTCCTCCGGGAATCTCTGCGTGAAACTTTACCTGCGCAGGCCACTGGTTTTTATTTTCGTCAAAGAAAAGTTTTGAAACTGATGACGGAATTTCTTTGTTCGCCTGGGCAAAAATAAATTCAGTATCCGTCAGGAGAAGGAGAGAGAATAATTGAACAAGGATTCTCATGTATTATTAAGACGCATACTTATTAAATGGTTGCCCAAAGGAAGTGAAAAAATTACGTTTCTGCAATTTTTTTTAGCAATTAATTAGAAACCAAAGAAAAGAATGAAATATGCGCTATTTATGGCGCAATTATTTGAATATATACTCTCCACTTTTTTGAACTGAAACAGCAGGCAGCATTTTATTGTTCTCGAAATGGTCAAAGCCCTTTTGAATGTTTTTCCAGAAAGAAATCATTACGGAGTCCTCTTTATATTTTTCTTCATACGATTTCATGTTTGTTTCATTCATTCTGAACGGAAAGATATGAACTGGAATTTTTGTTTGTCCGTTTGATTTTGCTTCCACCGCCATCAGGTAAACCTCTTTTATTTTATCATCCGTTAGCGGCATGCAGCCGATGGTAACACAGTTGCCATGAATGAAAATATCTCCGCCAAGGTTTCCTTTCCCGCCAAGAATTTTATCAGAAGCATTCGGATAACTCACGCCCAGCGATAAATAAAAATTGCTGGAAGGATTGAACCGGTCAATCTCATAAAAACCTTCAGGCACCTGCCCGTCACCTTGTTTCCTTTTCGGACCCAGATCACCGGAAGAAGAACAAATAGAATATGTTTTTATCAGCTGATATTTTTCATCCTTGAATGGCTTCGCCCATATTTCCAATTGCGCTTCTTTCTTAAACACGCGTATAAAAATATTCGCTGAAGAAAGTTCCACGCCTTTGGAGGAAAATAATTCTTTCACAAGTTTTTCCTTTTCTTCATACGCAGTTTTCACTCTGGGGAATTTCTGCTGCTGTGATTTAAAATCGTCTGTCATGAATGCGGAAGAAAAAATAATGAGCGAAGATAAGAGGAGTGTTTTCATCTTGTTAGCAATTTTGTTTACAAGTATAACGATTCTCACTTAAAAAGATTGCTTTGTACGATATTTTTGTTTCATGGCAAAGAGCAGAAAAAAATTGTGGAAAGCAATTGGGTCTTTCTTCATCAATAAATATTTTATTTCTCTTCTTGCCATAATCGCCTGGGTGGTTTTCTTTGATAAAGATGATGTTCTTTCCCAGCACCAGTTGAGAAAAAAATTACATCAACTGCAGGAAGAAAAAAATTACTACCAGGAAGAAATTACAAAAAGCAGTGGGGAAATAAATGAATTAAAAACAAATCCTGCCAACCTCGAAAAATTTGCCCGTGAAAAATACCTGATGAAAAAGGATAATGAAGAAATTTTTGTCATCGTAAAAGACAGCATTAAGAATACCCGCTGATTTTTTTTCATCCGCTCCGAGGGAAATATTTTCAATCCCAACCAAAAAGAAAATCTGCTTATAAAAAACTGCTCATGATAGAAATTGGAAAGATAAATCAACTGCGCGTTGTGAAACATGTTGATTTTGGAGTTTATCTTGACGGAGGTGATGAATACAATGAAATACTTTTGCCACGCAGATATGTGCCAAACGACTGCCAGATCAATGATACGATAGATGTATTTATTTATTTTGATTCAGAAGACAGGATTATTGCCACCACAGAAACACCGTTCGCCATGGTGGGTGATTTTGCCGCGCTGCTGGTTAAATCGGCAAGTTCTATAGGAGCGTTTCTGGATCTGGGACTGCAGAAAGATCTTCTGGTTCCGTTCAGCGAGCAAAAACTTCCAATGACAGAAGGAGAAACTTATGTTGTATATTTATATGTTGATGAATTAACAAAAAGGATTGTTGGTTCTGCCAAGCTCGATAAGTTTTTAAAAAAAACTCCCGGCACTTATCAGGAAGGGCAGCAAGTGGATTTGCTTATTTGCCAGCAAACCGATCTTGGCTACAAAGCCATTATTAATAATACGGACTCGGGTCTGCTCTACAAAGGAGAAGTGTTTCAACCGCTTGCCATCGGAGAGAAAATAAAGGGGTTTGTCAATAAAGTGCGTGACGATGGAAAGATTGACCTCATCCTGCACAAACCAGGCTATGAAAAAGTGAATGATATTTCAACACTCATTCTTGACAAACTGAAAAGAGAAGGGGGTTTCATTGCGGTTACAGATAAAAGCCCTTCGGAAATAATTTACAAACTTTTTGGAGTCAGCAAAAAGACATATAAGAAAGCAGTGGGGGCATTGTTTAAAGACAGACACATTGCAATCACCGACAAGGGGATAAAAATACCTGATGAAAAAAGATAACAGAAAAAGTTAATCATTAATAGTTATTCATAATAGCCAAACTATTTCTGAATCACAATTTTCTTCACAGCATTTCCCGTCTCTGTTTTAATTTGCAAAAAACAAACTCCGCTGGGCTTAGAAGAAAGATTAAGAGTTGTTGAGTGATTGAGTGGCTGAGTTGTTGAGTTTAACTCATTAACTCCCGAACTCATCAACTCAGAAACTTTCTCTCCCAGCACATTCATTATTTCTACTGCTGAAATTTTTTCTGAGGATTCAATGGTAAAGATTCCATTGCTGGGGTTGGGAAAAATCATAAAATCGGTTTCCACAGTGTTCTCTATCACGCCCACTCCTGATGGTTGATACTTAAATACGGTTCCCATATTGTTTGTGCCGCCAGTTTCAGCCATTCCATAGAGAAAGTTGCCATCAAAAATAAGAGAGCCATAAGGAATACTTCCGTTTGTACTACTGAAATCAAGCAGTTTGGAATATGCTGTCCCATCGGGCTTTATTTTAAAGAACACTCCCATATTGTTTGTGCCACCAGTATTTGTCATTCCGTAAAGAAAGGTTCCGTCAGAAATAAGAGAACCGCGAGGATTTTTTCCGTTTGCACCGGATGCGAAATCGTGCAAGTCGGCATAGCCGCTTCCATCGGGTTTTATTTTAAAAACAACTCCCCAACCGTTTATGCCGCCATCAGCTGTCATCCCATACAAAAATGTTCCGTCAGAAATAAGAGAGCCATAAGGAGTGCTTCCGTTTGCTGTGCCTGAAAAATCAAGAAGTTTGGAATACCCGCTGCCATCGGACATTATTTTAAATACTACTCCATAGCCACTGGTGCCACCTTGAGTTGTCATTCCATAGAGAAAGGTACCGTCAGAAATAAGAGATCCGCGAGGATTACTTCCGTTTGTTGTTCCTGCAAAATCAAGCAGTTTGACAAACCCCGTTCCATCGGGCTTTATTTTAAAAATGATTCCAATGCTGTTTGTGCCGCCACTATAGGTCATTCCATAGAGAAAAGTACCATCAGAAATAAGAGAGCCAGTAGGATAACTTCCATTTGTTCCTAAGAAGTCCAACAATTTGGAATACCCGCTTCCATCGGGTTTTATTTTAAAGATGGTTCCATAACCGCTTGTGCCTCCTTGCTCTGTCATTCCATAAAGAAAGGTTCCGTCAGAAATAAGAAAGCCGCGAGGATAACTTCCGTTTATTGTTCCAGCAAAATCAAGCAGGTTGGCATACCCGCTTCCATCGGGCTTTATTTTAAAGAGTACTCCCAGATTATTTGTGCCGCCATTTTTTGCCATTCCATAGAGAAAAGTGCCATCAGCAATAAGATCGCTTTGAGGATTTTGTCCATTTGCTGTGCCAGCAAAATCGAGTATCTTGGTGTATTGGGCATTTGCTATTGTACCAATAAATACAAACAAAATAATTGCGTAAAGTTTTTTCATTGTATTTTACCCCGTTGGATATTGGTTTTTATTTTTCACTCGTAGTTCAACGGGTTTATCCTACGGGTTTATTTTTGAATAATAATTTTCTTCACCACACTCCCCTGTGGGTCTCCACCCCTTCGTGGCTCCGTTTTGATTTGCAGAAAGTAAACTCCGCTGGGCTGAGAACTTAAGTCAATAAGTGAGTGAGCGAGTAAGTGATTTACCCCGTTGGAATTGTTTCCTACGGGGTTAAGCGAATACACTTTTTCTCCCAGCACATTCATTATTTCAATAGATGATATTTTTTCTGAGGAGTGGATAGTGACGATTCCGCTAAATGGATTAGGATAAACAGAAATTTGTATTTGATTATTCAATTCATTAACTGCAACATCATTCTCTTTGGTAGTATACTTCCAGAAATCATTTGTATAAGGCCCGCTGCTGCTGGTGTTGCCGGTTCCTAAATACCCATCTGTGCCGATAAAAAATCCAACACCACCCCATCTTACAGATGCCGGCAGAGAAGCTCTTTGCGTCCATGAATCAAAGGCAGGAAAATATTCCCAGAAATCATTGTAATAAATGGAGGAAGTAAAGTTGCCGCCTGTTCCTATGTATCCGTTATTACCGATTGAGAAGGATACAAAACCTGTACGAGGCAGCCCCGGGAAATTTGCTTTCTGTGTCCATGAATCTG from Bacteroidota bacterium encodes the following:
- a CDS encoding L,D-transpeptidase family protein, whose translation is MKTLLLSSLIIFSSAFMTDDFKSQQQKFPRVKTAYEEKEKLVKELFSSKGVELSSANIFIRVFKKEAQLEIWAKPFKDEKYQLIKTYSICSSSGDLGPKRKQGDGQVPEGFYEIDRFNPSSNFYLSLGVSYPNASDKILGGKGNLGGDIFIHGNCVTIGCMPLTDDKIKEVYLMAVEAKSNGQTKIPVHIFPFRMNETNMKSYEEKYKEDSVMISFWKNIQKGFDHFENNKMLPAVSVQKSGEYIFK
- a CDS encoding septum formation initiator family protein, which translates into the protein MAKSRKKLWKAIGSFFINKYFISLLAIIAWVVFFDKDDVLSQHQLRKKLHQLQEEKNYYQEEITKSSGEINELKTNPANLEKFAREKYLMKKDNEEIFVIVKDSIKNTR
- a CDS encoding GntR family transcriptional regulator, translated to MIEIGKINQLRVVKHVDFGVYLDGGDEYNEILLPRRYVPNDCQINDTIDVFIYFDSEDRIIATTETPFAMVGDFAALLVKSASSIGAFLDLGLQKDLLVPFSEQKLPMTEGETYVVYLYVDELTKRIVGSAKLDKFLKKTPGTYQEGQQVDLLICQQTDLGYKAIINNTDSGLLYKGEVFQPLAIGEKIKGFVNKVRDDGKIDLILHKPGYEKVNDISTLILDKLKREGGFIAVTDKSPSEIIYKLFGVSKKTYKKAVGALFKDRHIAITDKGIKIPDEKR
- a CDS encoding T9SS type A sorting domain-containing protein; its protein translation is MKKLYAIILFVFIGTIANAQYTKILDFAGTANGQNPQSDLIADGTFLYGMAKNGGTNNLGVLFKIKPDGSGYANLLDFAGTINGSYPRGFLISDGTFLYGMTEQGGTSGYGTIFKIKPDGSGYSKLLDFLGTNGSYPTGSLISDGTFLYGMTYSGGTNSIGIIFKIKPDGTGFVKLLDFAGTTNGSNPRGSLISDGTFLYGMTTQGGTSGYGVVFKIMSDGSGYSKLLDFSGTANGSTPYGSLISDGTFLYGMTADGGINGWGVVFKIKPDGSGYADLHDFASGANGKNPRGSLISDGTFLYGMTNTGGTNNMGVFFKIKPDGTAYSKLLDFSSTNGSIPYGSLIFDGNFLYGMAETGGTNNMGTVFKYQPSGVGVIENTVETDFMIFPNPSNGIFTIESSEKISAVEIMNVLGEKVSELMSSGVNELNSTTQPLNHSTTLNLSSKPSGVCFLQIKTETGNAVKKIVIQK